In the genome of Chryseobacterium sp. 52, the window CTGTGGAAGAAATGAAGCCGTTCTTTCAGACCTTTGGGTATTGAAGCATATCTGGGATACAGAAGAGCAGATCGAAATTCTGGAAGGAATTATCAACAGAACCATTGAAAAAGACGATCATCCGAAATCCCATCCTCAGGCTATGCAAAACAAAACTCCAAATCCTGAAGAAGTCATGAAGGATGTAAAGATCCTTGTCGAAAAATGGAACAGCGGAATGTTGAGCTTTGAAGAGCAGAATGTGATCAAAGATAAATTGAGATACCTGCAGACACGCTGCGATTGGGTAAGACATCCGGAGCAGAAACAATATATCCAGCAAGAAATTGAAAGCTTATGGCAGAAGATCCTTCAAAGTGTATAAAAGAATTTTGGGCAGAACTTCCCCGTGCTGATGAAGATTTCCTGGGATCTATCCGTGACTGGAAAAATGTGCAGATTGCAATAGATGATGATACTGTATGGCTCAAAGGCTTCACCGAAGAACAGGCTATATCTGCAGATATCCAGCAGCTTCCGAATTGTATGCTTTACGAATTGCGTGAAGGGCTTCTGTTCAAAAAAGCAGCTTTGGTACCCAGCAAAAAAATGAGAACAGCATTGCTTTGGTCTCCCATAGATAAAGCTTTACGTTTAACTTTTCCGGCATCTAACCAGAACTATTTTGGAATCAGTGAAAAAGTTCAGGTCAGATTAAAACCCGGAACGGAAGAATATGCTGCCATAGCCCTGTTAAGTACGATAACAGAAATTAAAGAAAGTATACCCGTACAGCCGAGTTTTAAACTTGAAAAAATTGAATGGACAGTTATTGACAGTAGAGCCCTGTTTTTGGGAACCCCACTGTTAAGTCTGCCGGGAAAAACATATTGGACCAAAGACGGACATCTTTTGCCTACAGGTTTCGACTTTGAATTTAAAAATTTAAGTACTCTTCTGCAGCAGAAATACAATGAAGAACTGGACAAATGGCTGTTATGGAACGAAAACGGAACTTATCTTCCCATTAAAAAAGAAAATTTTAGGCAGCTGTCCGTAAGCTCATTCCGCCTTACTGAAAAAACTAAAGAATGGATTTAACAGAATATTTTCAGTCATACGAAAACTACTTCTGGGAGTGGGAGACCGACGAGGATATTGCCGGAGATTCCGGGTACCATGACAATAACCTGATCTCAATACCTGGTGTTGGGGCAATAGCTTACAGGCCTTACGTAATGGAAATCCTGAAAGAACTGCAGTCTCAGGGATGGCCTCCGTTTGGTGCCCTGCTGATGGTTCTTTATGCTACACAAGACGGATATACAGACTTTGCAGGACCTTTGGAACATACAGCCAATTTTCACAGCATTGGAAATTTTGATTTCACTGCAGAAAAAAGCATTGAGTTCCTTGAAAAGCTCAAATCATTAAATAAAGTTTACAAACAGGGACAAAACAGAATCATACTGCTGCAGACCCTTTTTAAAGATGCCCATAACAGAATCGCTCCCGGCAGAGCAGAAATGATTCTGACAAATTACTATAGAAAACCTCTGTTGCTTGCCGTAAGCGCTGAAAAAAAATATGCAGGACCATCTGCGATCAACAGAGATTTAAGTACATTAGACCTTCTGAACGAAAGATTCCCTACCGTACAATCTATTGTTGATGCGATGCGGGACTATATTGACGAACCTGAACTCGATGATGAAGTGGTAGAGGAAGAAACTACAGTAGAAACAGACAAAGACTTTATCCAGCAGCTGATCGAAGAACCAAAAACTTTTCAGGTCGGAAGCCTGATCAAAAGGATCTGGAGCGGACTGAGAATTCCAATGAAACACCTTTCACCGGGCGAACAGCCCATTGGAGGCATTTCTGATATGGCCAACAAAGGAGATCTGCACAGAATGCTTTTGTCTGAATTTGCCAATGATGATGAAGTATTCATGAACCGTGTTGCAAACAATGAAGCCCTGTATATTCAAAGAGAAATACCGCCCGAAGAAAATATTTTTGAACGCATCATTTTAATTGATACTTCCCTGAGAAATTGGGGAACTCCTAAAGTATTGGCTTTTGCATCCGCTATTGCGGTGATCAGACATCCCAAAGCCCATTCGGAATGTAAGGTTTTTGCTTTGGGACAGGCTGGTTTACCGATTTCTCTCGATAAGCAGGAAGATATTATTGAAAATCTTAACCAGGTGAGCCCTATTCTGGAAGTTTCAGACGCACTGGGAAAATTTTTTAATCAGGAACATACTGAAAAAGACCTTGAAGTTTTCTTCATTACCCATCAGGAAAATCTGGCAGATGAAAAGATGCGAAAAGTCATTCATGAAAACAGAGACAGACTGAAGTTCCTGATCACCACAACCTCAGACGGAGAACTGAATTTTTATAAACATCATAAAGGAGCACGAAAACATATCCAGAAGATAAAACTTCCGCTTCAGGAATTGTGGGCAAACCCGCCACAGCGTAAACAAAAAGCAGATCATATCAACGGTAAGAAAACCAATCTTCCGCAGAATTATCCAATCCTGTTTCCAACTCCGTCCAATAAAATAGCCCAGTTTTTATATGAAGGCGAATTTTATATTCTGAGTTCAAAAAAACAGCTGTTGAAGACCTATCTTTCTGATAATTATTATGACAGGAATTCCTATGATTATTATAAAATCTATCATGGCTGTGAAGTTTTGACAGAAGATATTTCTGTAAAACCGAGAGGGCAGTTTGCATTGGCAAAAAATAAACAGCAGCATTTTATTCTATGCCAGTATCAGCCCGATAAAAAACTGATTTCAAAACTGAATCTGAGTACAAAAGAATACTCAGAAATGAATATTACCGGACTCAATATTCCCAATTCCTATCATCTGATCTATTTCAGTAGGAATTTTTATCTGCATCAGCCTGTGAACTCCACTCTTTATAAGATCAATTTAGAAGGAAATATATCTATAGAACCCATTGTTAATGAGGATCGTGAAATAGATAAGAATGTGACAAAAGCCGAGGCGGAAGTAGTTAAACTGAACCGCAGCGGAATGAAAATAATCAGTAATTTCAACAGAATGGGAATCAATGAGAATAATAATCTCGTGATTTCAGGAAATGAACTGGGTAAGTTATATGACAACTCCCTGAACCTCTATAAAAACAGATTCACAGTTAAAATCATTGCAGAGCAGAATAAAAATAAATTTACCTTTCAGGATGGCAGCGAAATTATTACAGATGCCCGTGGAATGCTCACCTTTAAAAGCAGCAGTACCGGTATTCCTACATTTTATATCCCTTCCACTGAATATGGCTTTTTAGCATTGTCTACCAATACAGAATACGGGGGTTCAGAATATTATCTTCCGAAACAGACCCTGTTGAAAGTAAAGACCCTGGATGAAATGTATTCCCAATATTTAACAGCATTTATTGATCAGATCTTGGATTATGGAGTTTAGAATAAAACCTTTCCCGAAAAACACGTATCCTAAGAAAGGACTCTTGATCAAAGACCCTTCACCCCTGATGTGGCTTCATGAAATGGAAGTGTTGGGCATACCTCTCAATAGAGTAAAATCCTATGCTATTCCGGCAAATGAACCTAATGTTCTCTATGGTTGTCTGCTTGTATTTTATGATGAGGCTCCGCAGGAAATTGGAAAAAATGCCTATTTCCAGTGTGTTGATGATCATCTTTTTATTCCTGAAAATACCGTGTTTTATCCTAAAATCAATCCGGAAGACTGGCAGTCTGTCGGTTCACGGTTTGTTATCATGCATCCGGCATTCGGATGGGTAAAGCTGTCAGAGGAAATAGACTGGATTTCTGTGATCGAGGAACCCGAAATATCAGTAGAAAAAGTCAGAAAACCATCGAACGGGGTGAAAATTATTCAGCACATTGAAAGTTTTGCCGTTGAGATGGATGACGAAAAACTTTTAGCAACCCTCCAACAACCCAGAAACGAAGAAGAATGGATGAAAAACCTGCCTTTCGATCTGAAAAAGGTGATGGCCGGGAACAAAAAAGAAATTGAAAAATATTTAAAATATATAGAACAATATCCAGACAGAGCCGTAGAATTAGGTGTTCCACTGGATATCATGGGGACTTCCCGTGGCGACGGCTTTGGAAACTTCACTTTTGGAGATAGCTGGCTAAGCACACTGTTTGGAGGCTCCGGAGGTAAAAAAGAAACGGCAGGAACCCGAAATTTCCGCAGAATATTCTGGGCTGTTGTTGTGATTGCGATACTCCTCAGAATCTTTATGCCTTCAGATAAAGACAGAACGCAGAAAGAAGACTTTCTTGTTTCATCCGGTAAAATCATGAACGGCAAGGAAAAAACCAATGCTGATATGATTGCTTATCAATCCGGAGTTACAGATATTGATATGAAAATTGATTCTATTTACGGAAGAGAAAGAAAAAGTCTTTCCCGTGAATATTCTGCTGCAGGCGCGGCCATGTCAAAAGACCAGAACGAAAGAGAGAAATATAAAAAATCAGGAGGCAGAAATCTCGGAGAAGTTGGAAATGAAATCGAAAAACTCAATACCAGAGAACAGAACAGCAGAGATTCCCTTAAAATCGTTTATTCAAAAAAAATCACAAAACATCTTGTTCAGCAGGAACAAACCATGAAACGTAAGATTTCAGATTCACTGAAACAATACAGCAAAGGAAAACCTGTAAATGGCGAGATCGTAAAATTTGTTTTAAAGAAAAAGCAGGTTCTGATGGCAGATTCTCTCGGGCGTCTTTACGGGACACTTGATATGATGAATCTTCCTCCGGCTCAAGTTAAAGGTTCAAAAACAGGAACCCTTGAATCAGGTGAAAATAAATCCAGCGAAAAAGCTAAGGTTTCGGATATCCTGTATCTGGTGATTTTTATGTTCGGAGCTGTGGGGATTTATTCCTTCATCTTCAAAAGAAAATCATTAAACCTTGGCGGAGAGCATGTACCACTTTGGGTGAAGATGATTTTATCAGTTGTTCTGGTTTCCATGCTTGTTTACCTGTTTTATCCTTTAATAAAAATGTTCGGGTACAACTGGTTTGTATGGATTCTGGTGATCTGTGTAATCCTTCTTCTGTATCGCCTGTTCAGCGAAGACAAAACCATTTTAAATGCCGAAGACAATGAATAAACAGAAATTTATAGACAAATTCCTGATTGCATTTATGATCCTTGCGGTGTTTAAGATCATTGGGATTGCAGCACAACTGTTTCACGAAAGCTTTTGGAGTGTAGTGGGGACATTGGGGGTTTTCCTTTTGGTAGCTTTTATTATCATGATCATAATTACAGCTTTAAAGGATAAAGAACAGAATAGAAAAAACTCTGGCAGAAGAGGTTCAGGAGGCGGGAATTTTTATCTTGAAACAACATTATTTGACAGGATCCGAAGCAAATACGAAGAGCTTGCTGAGAAATACATTGCTGAAAAGGATTATAAAAAAGCAGCAAAAGTATATATGAATCTTCTTCAGGACAATTTCCGTGGGGCAAAAACGCTGGAAAACGGAGGTTTCTACAATGAAGCCGCAGCAGTGTATCTTAAAAAATTAAACAATAAGTCAGAAGCCGCATCCTGCTACGAGAAAGCAAAGCAGTACAAAAAAGCAATTGATCTGTATAAAGAAATGCAGCAGAAAGAAAAAGTAGGAGACCTTTACATCCATATGAATGATCATAAAAGTGCCCATCATTATTATCAGATGGTGGTAGATGATTATACTGCCAACAGTCAGATGGTAAAGGCTTCGCTGATATACAGCAAGAAAATGGAACAGCCGGAGGAAGCTCAGAAAATACTGCTGAAAGGTTGGGACGAAGATAAAGACGCATTCAACTGCCTGAATAATTATTTTGCCAATGTCTTTGATATCAAAAAACTGGAAACCCAAATTCAGGGACTCTATCAGAAAACACCTTCCTATAAAAAGGTGATCTACTTAGAAGCTATGAAGCATGAGTTTAAAAAAGATCCTAAGTTACAGGCTGTAACCCGAAATATTGCTTACGAAATTATCGCAGAAAAAGTAGGTACACGGTCTGAGATCATTAATGAACTGAAGCATTTCAACCCTGATGATCCGGTGATTCTAAAAGATATTTCAAGGTTTAAAACCGGAAGGAATAAGATGTTAAGGAATTAAAAATTGGGTTGGATTTCCAGTAATTGAAAAAAATAAGCCGGCTGAGGTTCCCGAAACCACTATATCACAGTTACCATAATTAAGCTGTTTTTCCAGTTAAACTATCCTCCTGCTTAGGGAGCAAAAGTATTATTTTCATTGCTGAAAAACAATTTTTCATATCTTTGCGCCAGAAAATTATGACACTACAAAGAGCACATATCAATGTAAATCTATGCGATAGCCCTTCAATAAAAGGATTATTCGGATACGAATGGATGATATGGAATGAGGCGAAATGTGCTTGCTTTGAAAATTATTTACAATAAACCCGTAAGAATTTAAACAAAATACCGCAGAAACGCCTCGAGATATCGAGGCGTTTCTTGTGTTTTAGGCCATAAATTATTTAGAATGATAAAAAATAACCATAAAAACGAAAAATTTTTAATTAACAATGCAAATTTAATACGATAAATAAGAGTGATAAGTAACCCGATGAGAGACAGTCATTTAGGTATTTAAGAGATCCGCAGGATATTGCGGACGGAAATCTCTTATTCTAAATTTAAGTATAAGTATTTGATTTTCAATTATTTAAATCAAAAATAAATTTGCAGATTAAAAAAAATCATACTTACTTTGCAACCGAAAATTGAAAGCAACAGTTTTTCAGGATTCAAAAACTTTTTAAAATAACAAGAATATAATGAAACAATTACATAACATATCTAATCAGTATTCGAGACTACACGGACTGGATCCGAAGGGAGGATTATGTATTCTTGATAGTGAATTTATAGATAAAAGGTGCTTATATACGTAGGTTTCAGTGATCTGATACGTCGAAAAATATAAAGCGCCTCCCGAAAAGAGGCGCTTTTTTTATGGTTTCTTTAGCTTATTTGGTAAAGCGTCGGTCTGTGGAACCGGAGAACAGGGTTCGATCCCCGGAGATACCCAAGTCATAATCTCATAGCTCAACAGGTTAGAGCACCGGTCTTTTAAACCGGGGGTTGAAGGTTCAATTCCTTCTGGGATTACAAAACAATTCTGTAGCTCAATTGGATAGAGCGTTGGTTTTCTAAACCGAAGGTTAGAGGTTCGATCCCTCTCAGAATTACACAAAAGGTCTATTGAGGTAAAGGCTAACCTGCCCGACTGTCTCTTGGGTACTGCGGGTTCGATTCCCGCATAGACCGCAAAGGTTCACGGAAAATTTCAGCTCCGACTGTCTCTCGGAAAAGAAGATGAAAGTGAATCTGCAAAACTGGAAAGATAACGGTGGTTGTTTACCCGCCTTGGACGCGGGAGGTCATAGGTTCGAATCCTATTTTCCAGACCAATTTTGCTCCATTCGTCTAACGGCCAGGACGCCTGCCTTTCGAGCAGATGATAAGGGTTCGATTCCCTTATGGAGTACAAAAAGTGAATAGTCAATAGTGAATTTTGTTTCGCAAGTAAATGTTAAATATTGATAGTCAAAGAGATTGATCATTGACTATTCACAAAATAAAAAACGATTTCGTAGCTCAATTGGTTAGAGTGTCGGTCTGATACACCGGAGGTTGAAGGTTCGAGTCCTTCCGAAATTACAAATGATTTTGTAGCTCAATGGTAGAGCAACGGCCTGTTAAGCCGAAGGTTGAAAGTTCGAATCTTTCCAGAATCGCAGATAACTAAATGTTAATTGTTTCAATAGAGAAGAAAAAAGGTGTGTCAAGAGCAGAAGATCTTTACGCCAAATATGGAAAATACCGACAGCCTTTTTCTTTTTTTTAGAAGTTAGAGGGTAGAAATTAGAAGGGGTGTAGATTCACTATCAACTATCAACTATCAATGATCATTTATTAATCACATCTGATGGTTCGCCGAAGTGGAAGAGTCGGGGCTGTCTGCAAAACCGTTGCACACGCTGAGTGGGTTTGAATCCCATAGCCATCTCAAATAACTAAAATGAGATTAGTTCCGGAGAAAAGTAAAAGTTTGTCGAGCGTAGAAGTTCTTATATCAAACTAAAAAAATAAAGACAAGCTTTGTTTTTCTTCACAAAAAAAATTAGAAATAGCCGGAAGTCATCAGTTGGCGGATAGCTATCATGTGTCAAAACATCATTTATTATTTATAAAATTAGTTAGTTCAGAAGAAAAAATAAAAGTTTGTCAAGCGTAGAAGTTCTTATATCAAACTAAAAAAATAAAGACAGGCTTTGTTTTTCTTCACAGAGGGATTAGAAATTAGAAAATTATCCATGACTAATTACTTATTGCTCATCATAACCGGAAGTGCGCCGAAGTTGGAGAGTCGGGGCAGACTGTAACTCTGTTGCTTCATTGCTGAGTAGGTTCGAATCCTGCCACTTCCACAAAAACCGCTGATAATGTAACGGCAGCATGCAGGAAAAGTACTCTTGTTGTTCAGGTTCGATTCCTGGTCAGTTGGTTTAAAACGCTCTGTTAGCATAGCGGTAAGTGCATCCGGCTTTCTACCGGACGACAAGGGTTCGATTCCCTTATGGAGTACAGATGTGAATGGTCAAAATTCAATAATGAATACATAATACCATGAAAGTTCAGATTGAGAAAATACAATTGATCTACTGATCATTCACAGAAAAGCAGGAAAGAGAAAGGTTTGTCAAGCGCAGAAGATCTTACAGACACAAACTAACAGGCATAGTTTTATACAGACAGACCTTCCTCCAACCTTAATAATGAGAATGCAATTGTGAATAAAACAAATTTTTAAATTACTAATTGCCGATTACTCATTATCTATAAATTTTGCGGGAGTGGCGGAACTGGCAGACGCACTTGATTTAGGCTCAAGATATTGAGGGTTCGAATCCCTTTTCCCGTACACAGGTCTCTCTATTCCAATTGGCAGAGAAAACGGCTTTAAACCCCGTAAAGTCCCGGTTTGAATCCGGGGAGAGATACAAATAAAGGATCAGTGGTGTAGAAGGTCTGCACATTTGTCTGAAAAGCAAAGGGGAACCGTTCAATTCGGTTTTGATCCACAAAAAAATGATTCATAGTGTAATTGGTCAGCACACAAGACTTTGACTCTTGTTGTTCAGGTTCGAGTCCTGATGAATCAACAAAAATACTCTGATAGTGTAATGGTAGCATCTCAGTCTCCAAAACTGATGGTATCGGTTCGAGTCCGGTTCGGAGTGCAAAAAGTGAGTGATCAATGGTGAATTTTACTTTACGTGAATTTAAATTGACAATTCACTATTCAAAATTAATATTTAAACAGAATTTAAAACATGTAAAAAATGGAAACGCAACAAGAAGTATGGCAGAATATGAATGGGAAATTTTTCCAGAAACCTATCATCCAATTGGTAGAAGAAGCCATTATCCGTGAATTAGCTAATGGGCACCGCCTGAAAGTATGTGTGGGCTCAGATTCCCACGTTTATGGTGAAGCGATCAGCTATGCTACGGCAGTAGTATTTGTACGTGAGGGAAAAGGAGCGTTTACCTTTATCAGAAAAGACAGAGAAATACAGAAGATCAGTATCAAAGAACGAATGCTGAATGAGGTCAACAGATCTGTAGAAATTGCTTACGCTATCTGTGCCGTTCTGGATGCTTATGGTGTGGAAATGGAGGTGCACGCAGACATTAATACCGACCCGGATTTCAAGTCAAATACAGCATTGAAAGATGCTATGGGATATATTCTGGGAATGGGATATGTGTTTAAAGCAAAGCCTTATGCATTCGCAAGCTCCAATTGTGCTGATATGATGGTTTAATAAATAAAATTGTATTCACAGGCTTTCGGGCTTAAAAAAATAAAGCGATGGAAATGACCAAAAGATTATTATTTCTGGATGATATAAGATATCCAATTGAGGCCTATCATTATACCAGACAGGATGTCTTTCTCAGAAAAGACTGGCATATTGTAAGGAATTACGAACAGTTTGTCAACAGAATCCTGGAAAAAGGACTTCCGGAAATGATATCTTTTGACCATGATCTTGCAGATGTGCATGATCTGAAACCTAATTCTGAGGAATACACTGAGAAAACAGGCTATGACTGTGCCAAATGGCTGATTGAATATTGTATGGA includes:
- a CDS encoding ribonuclease H-like YkuK family protein, whose amino-acid sequence is METQQEVWQNMNGKFFQKPIIQLVEEAIIRELANGHRLKVCVGSDSHVYGEAISYATAVVFVREGKGAFTFIRKDREIQKISIKERMLNEVNRSVEIAYAICAVLDAYGVEMEVHADINTDPDFKSNTALKDAMGYILGMGYVFKAKPYAFASSNCADMMV
- a CDS encoding cyclic-phosphate processing receiver domain-containing protein, producing MEMTKRLLFLDDIRYPIEAYHYTRQDVFLRKDWHIVRNYEQFVNRILEKGLPEMISFDHDLADVHDLKPNSEEYTEKTGYDCAKWLIEYCMDNYLDLPKFYCHSMNPVGKKNILSLLENFKQL
- a CDS encoding tetratricopeptide repeat protein, with protein sequence MNKQKFIDKFLIAFMILAVFKIIGIAAQLFHESFWSVVGTLGVFLLVAFIIMIIITALKDKEQNRKNSGRRGSGGGNFYLETTLFDRIRSKYEELAEKYIAEKDYKKAAKVYMNLLQDNFRGAKTLENGGFYNEAAAVYLKKLNNKSEAASCYEKAKQYKKAIDLYKEMQQKEKVGDLYIHMNDHKSAHHYYQMVVDDYTANSQMVKASLIYSKKMEQPEEAQKILLKGWDEDKDAFNCLNNYFANVFDIKKLETQIQGLYQKTPSYKKVIYLEAMKHEFKKDPKLQAVTRNIAYEIIAEKVGTRSEIINELKHFNPDDPVILKDISRFKTGRNKMLRN